A genomic region of Gemmata massiliana contains the following coding sequences:
- a CDS encoding type I polyketide synthase translates to MTRTADAQPETSGAKRETRFEPLAIVGLGCLFPKAAGPGFFWANVKHGVDGITEVPATHWNPDEYFDADPKAPDMTYARRGGFLNAVDFNPLEFGIAPRDIEATDTTQLLGLVAAKQALTDAGVILANPSPTPPPKGEGLKAANGSVPPSFLGKGGRGLGSDGSRSPKTVDRNRVSVVLGVTGTLELVIPLGARLGHPKWKQAMRDAGIPADLAADAAARIAESYVPWQENSFPGLLGNVVAGRIANKLDLGGTNCVVDAACASSLSAVHLAALELQAGRCDVAVTGGCDTFNDIFMYMCFSKTPALSPTGDAKPFAEDGDGTILGEGLGMVVLKRLADAERDGDTIYAVMKGVGSSSDGKGNAIYAPSAAGQKKALLTAYNLAGVAPDTIELVEAHGTGTKVGDTVEITALTDVYTTSARTVGAPKSRPWAAIGSVKSQIGHTKAAAGAASLIKAALAVYFKVLPPTLKVARPVDPLLAADTPFYVNAEMRPWLPRTEHPRRAALSAFGFGGSNFHAVLEEHRAEKFEPDWDGSVEIVALGANSTRALVEELDRLSGLTNSWDAFARAAEASRAAFDPASACRLCFAVHRTLTDLPKLLAGAKARLAAEPDATSWHTPDGAHFGRGAAPGKLAVLFPGQGSQSVGMLRDLVCLLPESLDTLASANDAITALSHEATNSRRLSDYIYPPTTFSAERKKDNDRDLRDTRNAQPAIGSVSFGAWRSLADRFGVRADAFAGHSYGELVALAAAGRLGARDLFTLSGLRGQLMAGHRTGDPGSMLAVLAPLADVEAVLAREKLDVVVANRNAPKQNVLSGSTAHIERAAKLLSEAGLKATRLPVAAAFHSSLVADAAGPFRAALDNVSLAAGAVPVYANTTADVYPVDERAAKDLLANQLARPVAFVEQVRAMAAVGVRTFVEVGPGSVLTRLVEAILADAPVAGATAFALDASGGKRPGALELGNVLARLAAGGHAVALAAWERESRCRPPAPPTGKPGLTVSVCGANSVTPREKRPPRPLQHLSSANGNGKAHANGPALAIPTRPKGSVMSDAASGPTDPNALAQALLMTQQSLAALQRMQEQTASLHKQFLESQDTAQRTLQTLVDQQQTLLIAGLGVGAPIALAPTAIPLPPAPVPVLPPVVPPPAPAARPAPPATTILPASALPKEAFAPLPPRASKPAAPPPPPPAPAPQPKVVAAAPARAANTQLRDKVASTLLSVVSEKTGYPADSLDLSMSLDADLGVDSIKRVEILSALQERLPEAPAVKPEHLGALHTLKDVADFLAGPQTSAPAPAVAETEADDDDLIRTLPVTRDQLLLLSGNAGGGADIASTLLSVVSEKTGYPADSLDLSMSLDADLGVDSIKRVEILSALQERLPEAPAVKPEHLGALHTLKDVADFLAGPQAPATAKISLLDVSSTLTVGKAEADTVSAPVSAQTPAKTPELTDTRPSGTSGSVPRPGTGQTAAVNTDRIERSVPKAVDLDVSTPRTRLPLPAGSEFWVVGESDPLTHSVAEHLHAAGFRPQVFDWIDAPATKMLPKGLVGLVLLAPVSPGPDSGFNRRAFDWLKAAAGKLRQAGRAGGAVFATVARLDGAFGLTELPPDADPTAGGLAGIAKTARHEWPEVSCRALDLAPAFTDAVAAAAAVVDEVLSAGPPEVGIASTHRCTIELARAARRPSNQLINISSRDVILVTGGARGVTAEVAVALAETYCPTLILTGRTPTPTPEPEYLAGLTAEPEMKKAIADALGTEGTPRTVGELYKKVIAQREVRNTIQRVQQVGAKVAYFPVDITDGRAVADMLHQVRVKFGPVSGLVHGAGVLADKRIEDLTGEGFDHVYATKVDGLRTLLDLLGRDELKVLVLFSSTTARLGRVGQLAYACANEVLNKTAQVESRRRPGTRVVAINWGPWDGGMVTPGLRKLFESEGVGTIPLLEGATFLIQELNAAGRAVEVVALVKGAGRPTTPTPLPVPPPAPVMSPPNPLPSADMTVAFERAVDVTTHPILKSHVLDGLAVLPVALHLEWLAHAALHGNPGFQFHGFNDLRVTSGVKVEAGSPVPVRALAGKATKQDKLLIVPVELRGKKKDGRDVIYSRAEIVLAPGLPKPPPADRPPAVAPVPYDKARAYREFLFHGQDLQGIAEITGRSEKAFVGTSYPAPVPADWFEFPLRSGWVADPLVLDVAFQMMILWTQGAHDCASLPSFVGRYRQFRKTYPADPVTIVVRVTRDDARFARADIDFLAPDGQVIAQMQDYECVMEPSLNASFRKNQLALK, encoded by the coding sequence ATGACACGAACTGCCGACGCACAACCCGAAACGTCCGGTGCGAAGCGCGAGACGCGGTTCGAGCCGCTCGCGATCGTCGGCCTCGGGTGCCTGTTCCCGAAGGCCGCCGGGCCGGGGTTCTTCTGGGCGAACGTGAAGCACGGGGTGGACGGCATCACCGAGGTGCCGGCCACGCACTGGAACCCGGACGAGTACTTTGACGCGGACCCCAAAGCGCCGGACATGACCTACGCGCGCCGCGGAGGGTTCCTCAATGCGGTCGATTTCAACCCGCTCGAATTCGGCATCGCCCCGCGCGACATCGAAGCCACCGACACCACGCAACTCCTCGGCCTCGTCGCGGCGAAACAGGCGCTCACAGACGCGGGCGTGATCCTGGCCAACCCCTCCCCAACCCCTCCCCCCAAGGGAGAGGGGCTAAAAGCCGCCAATGGTTCTGTTCCCCCTTCCTTCTTAGGGAAGGGGGGGAGGGGGTTAGGTTCTGATGGCTCTCGCTCGCCCAAGACGGTGGACCGTAACCGCGTCTCGGTCGTCCTCGGGGTGACGGGCACGCTGGAACTCGTGATCCCGCTCGGCGCGCGACTTGGACACCCGAAGTGGAAGCAGGCGATGCGCGACGCGGGCATCCCGGCGGACCTCGCCGCCGACGCCGCTGCCCGCATCGCCGAGAGCTACGTCCCCTGGCAGGAAAATAGCTTCCCCGGACTGTTGGGGAACGTGGTCGCGGGGCGCATCGCGAACAAGCTCGACCTCGGCGGCACGAACTGCGTCGTCGATGCCGCGTGCGCCAGCTCGCTGTCCGCGGTCCACCTCGCCGCACTGGAGTTACAGGCCGGGCGCTGCGACGTGGCCGTCACCGGCGGGTGCGACACGTTCAATGACATTTTCATGTACATGTGCTTCAGCAAGACCCCGGCGCTCTCGCCGACCGGGGACGCGAAGCCCTTCGCCGAAGACGGTGACGGCACCATTCTCGGTGAAGGTTTGGGCATGGTTGTGCTGAAGCGCCTCGCGGACGCGGAGCGCGACGGCGACACGATTTACGCGGTGATGAAGGGCGTCGGGTCGTCGAGCGACGGCAAGGGGAACGCGATCTACGCCCCGAGCGCGGCCGGTCAGAAGAAGGCGCTGCTCACTGCGTACAACCTCGCGGGAGTGGCGCCGGACACCATCGAGCTGGTCGAGGCGCACGGTACGGGGACGAAGGTCGGCGACACGGTCGAGATCACCGCGCTGACGGACGTGTACACGACGAGCGCCCGCACCGTGGGCGCGCCGAAGTCTCGTCCGTGGGCCGCGATCGGGTCCGTGAAGTCGCAGATCGGTCACACGAAAGCGGCGGCGGGGGCGGCGTCGCTCATCAAGGCGGCGCTGGCGGTGTACTTCAAGGTGCTGCCGCCGACGCTGAAGGTCGCGCGCCCGGTCGATCCGCTGCTCGCGGCCGATACGCCGTTCTACGTGAATGCCGAGATGCGCCCGTGGTTGCCGCGAACCGAGCACCCGCGGCGCGCGGCGCTGTCCGCGTTCGGGTTCGGTGGGAGCAACTTCCACGCGGTCCTCGAAGAACACCGCGCGGAGAAGTTCGAGCCGGACTGGGACGGTTCGGTCGAAATCGTAGCTCTCGGTGCGAACTCGACTCGGGCGCTGGTCGAAGAACTCGACCGCCTGTCGGGGCTGACGAACAGTTGGGACGCTTTCGCGCGTGCGGCCGAAGCCTCGCGTGCGGCGTTCGACCCGGCGAGCGCGTGCCGGCTGTGCTTCGCGGTTCACCGCACACTCACCGACCTGCCGAAGTTGCTCGCGGGCGCCAAGGCGCGTCTCGCCGCCGAACCCGATGCCACGAGCTGGCACACTCCGGACGGTGCGCACTTCGGGCGCGGCGCGGCACCGGGCAAACTCGCGGTGCTGTTCCCGGGGCAGGGCTCGCAGTCCGTCGGGATGCTACGCGACCTTGTGTGTCTGCTGCCGGAATCGCTCGACACTCTCGCGTCCGCGAACGATGCCATCACCGCTCTATCGCACGAAGCGACCAACTCGCGCCGGCTGAGCGATTACATCTACCCGCCGACCACCTTCAGTGCCGAGCGAAAGAAGGATAACGACCGCGACCTCCGCGACACGCGGAACGCACAGCCCGCGATCGGGTCCGTGAGCTTCGGTGCGTGGCGCTCTCTCGCGGACCGCTTCGGGGTTCGCGCCGACGCCTTCGCGGGCCACAGCTACGGCGAACTCGTGGCCCTGGCCGCGGCCGGGCGCCTCGGCGCACGCGACCTGTTCACGCTCTCCGGGTTGCGCGGGCAACTCATGGCGGGGCACCGCACGGGCGACCCCGGCTCGATGCTGGCCGTCCTCGCGCCGCTCGCAGATGTCGAAGCGGTCCTCGCACGCGAAAAGCTCGACGTGGTCGTTGCGAACCGCAACGCGCCGAAGCAGAACGTGCTTTCGGGTTCGACGGCTCACATCGAACGCGCTGCGAAACTGTTGTCCGAGGCCGGGCTGAAAGCGACTCGACTGCCGGTCGCGGCGGCGTTCCACTCGTCACTCGTCGCGGACGCCGCGGGGCCGTTCCGTGCAGCCCTCGATAACGTTTCGCTCGCGGCCGGTGCGGTTCCAGTTTACGCGAACACCACCGCCGACGTGTACCCCGTCGATGAGCGCGCGGCGAAGGATCTGCTCGCGAACCAACTCGCACGCCCGGTCGCTTTCGTGGAACAGGTCCGCGCGATGGCCGCGGTCGGTGTTCGGACCTTCGTCGAGGTCGGCCCCGGATCGGTGCTCACGCGCCTGGTCGAAGCGATCCTCGCTGATGCCCCGGTTGCGGGCGCAACTGCCTTCGCGCTGGATGCGTCCGGCGGCAAGCGCCCGGGAGCGCTCGAACTGGGGAACGTCCTGGCGCGACTCGCGGCCGGCGGGCACGCGGTCGCGCTCGCGGCATGGGAGCGCGAGAGCCGCTGCCGCCCGCCCGCGCCGCCGACCGGGAAACCGGGCCTCACCGTGAGCGTGTGCGGGGCGAACTCGGTGACCCCGCGCGAGAAACGCCCGCCTCGCCCCCTCCAACATTTGTCCTCCGCGAACGGGAACGGTAAGGCGCACGCCAACGGCCCCGCACTCGCGATTCCGACACGGCCGAAGGGTTCTGTAATGTCCGACGCCGCTTCCGGCCCGACCGATCCGAACGCGCTGGCTCAAGCGCTCCTCATGACGCAGCAGAGCCTCGCCGCGCTCCAGCGCATGCAGGAGCAGACGGCCTCGCTCCACAAGCAGTTCCTGGAGTCGCAAGACACGGCCCAGCGCACGCTGCAAACGCTCGTCGACCAGCAGCAGACGCTGTTGATTGCGGGACTCGGTGTGGGCGCGCCGATCGCCCTGGCGCCGACCGCGATCCCGCTCCCACCCGCTCCTGTGCCCGTGCTCCCGCCGGTCGTGCCTCCTCCGGCACCCGCGGCCCGACCAGCGCCGCCCGCAACGACCATCCTTCCCGCGTCCGCGCTCCCGAAGGAAGCGTTCGCGCCGCTCCCGCCGCGTGCGTCCAAACCCGCGGCTCCGCCCCCTCCACCACCGGCCCCCGCGCCGCAACCGAAGGTCGTTGCTGCGGCACCCGCCCGAGCTGCCAACACACAGCTCCGCGACAAGGTCGCATCGACGTTATTGTCGGTGGTGTCGGAGAAGACGGGTTACCCGGCGGACAGCCTGGACCTGTCGATGTCGTTGGACGCGGACCTGGGTGTGGACTCGATCAAGCGCGTGGAGATCCTGTCGGCGTTGCAGGAGCGGCTGCCCGAGGCCCCGGCGGTGAAGCCCGAGCACCTGGGGGCGCTGCACACGCTCAAGGACGTCGCCGACTTCCTCGCCGGACCACAGACCTCCGCCCCTGCACCTGCGGTCGCGGAAACCGAAGCGGACGACGATGACCTGATTCGCACCCTACCCGTCACACGCGACCAGCTCCTGTTGCTGAGTGGCAATGCGGGGGGAGGCGCCGACATCGCATCGACGTTATTGTCGGTGGTGTCGGAGAAGACGGGTTACCCGGCGGACAGCCTGGATCTGTCGATGTCGCTGGACGCGGATTTGGGTGTGGACTCGATCAAGCGCGTGGAGATCCTGTCGGCGTTGCAGGAGCGGCTGCCCGAGGCCCCGGCGGTGAAGCCCGAGCACCTGGGGGCGCTGCACACGCTCAAGGACGTCGCCGACTTCCTCGCCGGACCGCAAGCGCCGGCCACGGCCAAGATCTCGCTCCTCGATGTGAGCAGCACTCTGACAGTGGGAAAAGCGGAAGCGGACACGGTGTCGGCACCCGTGTCCGCGCAAACTCCCGCCAAGACGCCTGAACTGACTGATACGCGGCCGAGCGGGACTTCCGGCTCCGTTCCGCGCCCGGGAACGGGGCAAACTGCCGCGGTCAACACCGACCGCATCGAACGCAGCGTACCGAAGGCCGTCGACCTGGACGTGAGCACCCCGCGCACGCGCCTCCCGCTCCCCGCGGGGAGCGAGTTCTGGGTCGTGGGCGAGTCCGACCCGCTCACGCACTCTGTGGCCGAACACCTGCATGCGGCCGGCTTCCGCCCGCAAGTCTTCGACTGGATCGACGCCCCCGCGACGAAGATGCTGCCCAAGGGGTTGGTGGGGCTGGTGCTGCTCGCGCCCGTTTCGCCCGGGCCGGACTCCGGCTTCAACCGTCGGGCGTTCGATTGGCTCAAGGCCGCTGCGGGCAAGTTGCGCCAGGCGGGGCGCGCGGGCGGGGCCGTGTTCGCCACCGTCGCGCGCCTGGACGGGGCGTTCGGGCTGACGGAATTGCCGCCGGACGCGGACCCAACAGCCGGCGGGCTGGCCGGGATCGCCAAGACCGCGCGCCACGAGTGGCCCGAAGTGAGCTGCCGGGCGCTCGACCTCGCGCCGGCCTTCACCGATGCCGTCGCCGCGGCCGCTGCTGTTGTTGACGAGGTGTTGTCTGCGGGTCCGCCGGAAGTCGGTATCGCCTCCACGCACCGCTGCACGATCGAACTGGCACGTGCCGCGCGCCGGCCGAGCAATCAGCTCATCAACATCAGTTCGCGCGACGTGATCCTGGTGACCGGGGGGGCACGCGGGGTGACCGCGGAAGTCGCCGTCGCGCTGGCCGAAACGTACTGCCCGACGCTGATCCTGACCGGCCGTACTCCGACCCCGACTCCGGAACCGGAGTACCTCGCGGGGCTGACCGCGGAACCGGAGATGAAGAAGGCGATCGCGGACGCGCTGGGGACCGAGGGCACCCCGCGCACGGTCGGCGAACTGTACAAGAAGGTGATCGCCCAGCGCGAGGTGCGCAACACGATCCAGCGCGTCCAACAGGTCGGCGCGAAGGTCGCGTACTTCCCGGTGGACATCACGGACGGCCGCGCTGTGGCCGACATGCTGCACCAAGTGCGAGTTAAGTTCGGGCCGGTGTCCGGCCTTGTTCACGGGGCCGGGGTGCTGGCCGACAAGCGCATCGAAGACCTCACCGGCGAGGGATTCGACCACGTCTACGCGACGAAAGTGGACGGGCTGCGCACGCTGCTCGATCTTTTGGGGCGCGACGAACTGAAGGTGCTCGTGCTGTTCAGCTCCACGACGGCCCGGCTCGGGCGCGTGGGGCAACTGGCTTACGCCTGTGCCAACGAGGTGCTGAACAAGACCGCTCAGGTGGAATCCCGTCGGCGCCCCGGAACCCGCGTGGTGGCGATCAACTGGGGGCCGTGGGACGGCGGAATGGTCACGCCGGGGCTGCGGAAACTGTTCGAGTCCGAGGGCGTGGGCACGATCCCGCTGCTCGAAGGCGCGACCTTCTTGATTCAAGAACTGAACGCCGCGGGGCGCGCCGTGGAGGTAGTGGCGCTGGTGAAGGGCGCGGGCCGCCCGACGACGCCCACCCCTCTGCCAGTTCCGCCGCCCGCGCCCGTGATGTCCCCGCCCAACCCGCTCCCGTCGGCCGATATGACGGTCGCGTTCGAGCGCGCGGTGGACGTGACGACGCACCCGATCCTCAAGTCGCACGTGCTCGACGGGCTCGCTGTGCTTCCCGTTGCGCTCCACCTGGAGTGGCTCGCGCACGCCGCACTGCACGGTAACCCGGGCTTCCAGTTCCACGGGTTCAACGATCTGCGCGTCACCAGCGGTGTGAAGGTGGAAGCCGGTTCGCCGGTGCCGGTGCGTGCCCTCGCGGGCAAGGCAACGAAGCAGGACAAGCTGCTCATCGTGCCGGTGGAACTGCGCGGGAAGAAGAAGGATGGCCGCGACGTGATCTACTCGCGGGCCGAGATCGTGCTCGCGCCCGGGCTGCCCAAGCCGCCGCCCGCGGACCGACCGCCGGCCGTCGCGCCGGTGCCCTACGACAAGGCCCGCGCGTACCGCGAGTTCCTGTTCCACGGGCAGGATCTTCAGGGGATCGCCGAGATCACCGGGCGCTCGGAGAAGGCGTTCGTGGGTACCTCGTACCCCGCGCCCGTGCCAGCCGACTGGTTCGAGTTCCCGCTCCGCTCGGGGTGGGTCGCCGACCCGCTGGTGCTCGACGTCGCGTTCCAGATGATGATCCTCTGGACCCAGGGGGCGCACGACTGCGCTTCGCTCCCGAGCTTCGTCGGGCGGTACCGGCAGTTCCGCAAGACCTACCCCGCGGACCCGGTCACGATTGTTGTCCGCGTCACGCGCGACGACGCCCGGTTCGCGCGGGCCGATATTGATTTCCTCGCTCCGGACGGCCAGGTAATTGCCCAGATGCAGGACTACGAGTGCGTCATGGAGCCCTCGCTCAACGCCTCGTTCCGCAAGAACCAACTCGCTCTGAAGTAG
- a CDS encoding PfaD family polyunsaturated fatty acid/polyketide biosynthesis protein yields MTHSAGTFGSPPALGHWTPAGAPPSDTPEAFRSAVGDLRSPVVVVLAGNGFAIARGGSAALGAQPGAKDGYPIAAYLPPLPPEQLGDPSFLRDQSLRYPYMTGAMANGIASVEIVEAMSRDGMLGSFGAAGQSLERIGAAIDRLKANLGTAPYCVNLIHSPNEPAHEMATAELLLKKGTLLVEASAYLDLTPAIVRYRAAGFRRDATGAAVPTNRVIAKISRVEVATKFLSPPPEKILRELVSAGHITEQQAVLAAQFPVADDVTVEADSGGHTDNRPAITLLPTILALRDRLQAQFQYAIPPRVGLAGGIATPASVAGAFAMGAAFVVTGSVNQACVESGSSDPVRKMLAEAGQADVTMAPAADMFEMGVKLQVLKRGTMFAMRAQKLFDLYRGYTSWEAIPEAERVQVEKTHLRATFQDVWALTREFWAKREPGQLQRAEADPRHRMALVFRWYLGLSSRWANAGEPGRQVDYQVWCGPAMGAFNEWAKGSHLEHPKNRTVVGVALNLLYGACVVTRRAALRQQGVNLPDGCFPLAPLATDEVAARLRA; encoded by the coding sequence ATGACCCATTCGGCCGGCACTTTCGGCAGCCCGCCCGCGCTCGGACACTGGACTCCGGCCGGCGCGCCCCCATCCGACACACCCGAAGCCTTCCGAAGTGCTGTCGGTGACCTGCGTTCGCCGGTTGTGGTCGTTCTCGCTGGTAACGGGTTTGCCATCGCCCGGGGCGGTTCGGCGGCGCTGGGGGCACAACCCGGGGCGAAAGACGGCTACCCGATTGCCGCGTACCTCCCGCCGCTGCCGCCCGAACAACTCGGCGACCCCTCGTTCCTGCGGGACCAGTCGCTCCGCTATCCGTACATGACCGGGGCGATGGCCAACGGCATCGCGTCCGTCGAGATCGTGGAAGCGATGAGCCGGGACGGGATGCTCGGCAGCTTCGGGGCCGCCGGACAATCGCTCGAACGCATCGGGGCGGCCATCGACCGGTTGAAGGCCAATCTCGGCACCGCGCCGTACTGCGTGAACCTGATTCACAGCCCGAACGAGCCGGCCCACGAGATGGCCACGGCCGAGTTGCTGCTGAAGAAGGGCACACTGCTCGTCGAAGCTAGCGCGTACCTCGATCTCACACCCGCGATCGTCCGGTACCGTGCGGCCGGGTTCCGCCGGGACGCGACCGGGGCCGCGGTCCCCACGAACCGGGTCATCGCGAAGATTTCGCGCGTCGAGGTCGCGACGAAGTTCCTCTCGCCGCCGCCCGAGAAGATCCTCCGCGAACTGGTGTCCGCCGGGCACATCACCGAACAGCAGGCTGTGCTCGCGGCGCAGTTCCCGGTCGCGGACGACGTGACCGTAGAAGCTGATTCCGGCGGTCACACGGACAATCGCCCCGCAATTACGCTGCTCCCCACGATTCTCGCGCTTCGCGACCGGCTCCAGGCGCAGTTCCAGTATGCCATTCCGCCGCGCGTAGGATTGGCGGGGGGAATCGCGACGCCGGCGAGCGTGGCCGGCGCGTTCGCGATGGGTGCGGCCTTCGTTGTTACCGGGAGCGTGAACCAGGCGTGCGTCGAATCGGGTAGTTCCGACCCGGTGCGGAAGATGCTGGCCGAGGCCGGGCAAGCGGACGTGACGATGGCCCCGGCCGCGGACATGTTCGAGATGGGGGTGAAGCTCCAGGTGCTCAAGCGCGGCACCATGTTCGCGATGCGGGCACAGAAGCTGTTCGATTTGTACCGCGGGTACACCAGTTGGGAGGCGATCCCGGAGGCCGAGCGCGTCCAGGTTGAGAAAACGCACCTCCGCGCCACGTTCCAAGACGTGTGGGCACTGACTCGCGAGTTCTGGGCCAAGCGCGAACCCGGACAGTTACAACGGGCCGAAGCGGACCCGCGCCACCGGATGGCGCTGGTGTTCCGCTGGTACCTGGGCCTGTCGAGCCGGTGGGCGAACGCGGGCGAACCCGGGCGCCAGGTGGACTATCAGGTGTGGTGCGGACCAGCGATGGGCGCGTTCAACGAGTGGGCAAAAGGCTCGCACCTGGAACACCCGAAGAACCGAACCGTGGTCGGGGTCGCTCTGAATCTGCTGTACGGGGCCTGCGTCGTAACCCGGCGCGCGGCGCTGCGGCAGCAGGGCGTGAACCTGCCGGACGGGTGCTTCCCGCTGGCGCCGCTCGCCACGGACGAGGTCGCCGCCCGGCTCCGCGCTTAA
- a CDS encoding TIGR02996 domain-containing protein, whose translation MSDEEALLAAISAHLDEDTPRLAFADWLDENDRNIRAEFVRVQCALKQPGDRSAEEQRKLAARQQYLLENHRRDILGPLGADLGYHHVTFDRGFATELRVPDLLFLQCAAAIGKLCPAPRVRIGTVVGVWLEKALRRPEVNLVVSITIGPRAEAIGPRAGERGLAQIAACPSLVSLAMIGWAPGSAAGNSGLGTLASSEYLPALIELNLPANEVGDEGVGRLVASPLWHRLRRLDLSYNALTDTSADHFTNAPASAIEHLDLQGANFSTAARRRLTRTFGDRVELF comes from the coding sequence GTGAGCGACGAAGAGGCGCTACTGGCCGCGATTTCCGCGCACCTGGACGAGGACACTCCGCGCCTCGCGTTCGCCGATTGGCTCGACGAAAACGATCGAAACATTCGCGCGGAATTCGTCCGCGTGCAATGCGCGCTGAAGCAACCCGGGGACCGCTCGGCGGAAGAGCAGCGGAAGCTCGCGGCGCGGCAGCAGTACCTTCTTGAAAACCACCGACGGGACATTCTCGGCCCGCTCGGGGCGGACCTGGGTTATCACCACGTTACCTTTGATCGCGGGTTCGCGACGGAACTGAGAGTCCCGGATCTGTTATTTTTGCAGTGCGCGGCGGCCATTGGGAAATTGTGCCCGGCCCCTCGGGTCCGCATCGGTACCGTGGTCGGGGTTTGGTTGGAGAAGGCCTTGCGCCGGCCGGAAGTGAATTTGGTTGTGTCGATTACTATAGGCCCGCGCGCCGAAGCCATAGGCCCCCGCGCCGGGGAACGCGGGCTCGCCCAAATTGCGGCTTGTCCCTCGCTCGTGTCACTGGCGATGATCGGGTGGGCACCGGGCAGCGCGGCCGGAAATTCTGGGCTAGGGACTTTGGCGTCCAGCGAGTATTTACCCGCACTCATTGAACTGAATTTACCCGCGAACGAGGTCGGCGATGAAGGCGTCGGGCGACTGGTGGCGTCCCCGCTCTGGCACCGGCTCCGGCGCCTCGACCTGTCGTACAACGCGCTCACCGACACGAGCGCCGATCACTTCACGAATGCTCCGGCGAGTGCGATCGAACACCTGGACCTTCAGGGCGCGAATTTCAGTACCGCAGCTCGCCGGCGCTTGACGCGGACGTTCGGTGACCGCGTGGAATTATTCTGA